Genomic window (bacterium):
CGAAGTCGGCGCGCACCTCGAAGCGGGCCGCGCCGTCGCGCCCGGCGACCGGCCGCACCTCGTGCAGCCCGCCCAGGTCGCGCAGGGCCGCCTCGGCCTCGGCGGCCGGGGCGCGGTAGGCGACGAAGATGCGGTTGCGACCCATGGCCGCCCGCTCCAACTCGCCGATGCGCCCGTCGGCGACGATCCGCCCGCCGTTGATGATCACGACGCGGTCGGTGACCGGGGACACTTCCTGCAGGATGTGCGTGCTGAAGATGATCGTCTTGCTGCGGGCGAGGCCCTGGATCAGCTCGCGGATGCCGATGATCTGCAGGGGATCCAGGCCGCTGGTGGGCTCGTCGAGGATCAGCACCTCGGGATCGTGGATCAGCGCCTGCGCCAGGCCGGTGCGCTGCCGGAAGCCCTTCGACAGCTCGTTGATCGGCTTGCGGAAGACGCTGCCGAGGCCGCAGGCCTCCACGACCCACTCCAGCCGCTGCCGCAGCTCGTCGCCGGCGAGGCCGCGGGCCCGGCCGACGAACTGCAGGTACTC
Coding sequences:
- a CDS encoding ATP-binding cassette domain-containing protein; protein product: MIEVRDVTKRFGATVALDGVSFRLDQGEILGFLGPNGAGKSTAMKIVTTFLAPDGGTVSVDGIDVLRNPLEVRSRIGYLPENHPLYVDMMVHEYLQFVGRARGLAGDELRQRLEWVVEACGLGSVFRKPINELSKGFRQRTGLAQALIHDPEVLILDEPTSGLDPLQIIGIRELIQGLARSKTIIFSTHILQEVSPVTDRVVIINGGRIVADGRIGELERAAMGRNRIFVAYRAPAAEAEAALRDLGGLHEVRPVAGRDGAARFEVRADFGQDVLAPLGRLGQSRGWDLLELQESPFSLEDTFIALTRQGTASREVSHV